A single genomic interval of Streptomyces showdoensis harbors:
- the purM gene encoding phosphoribosylformylglycinamidine cyclo-ligase: MSQTTGASYASAGVDIEAGDRAVELMKEWVKKTQRPEVLGGLGGFAGLFDASALKRYERPLLASATDGVGTKVDIARQMGVYDTIGHDLVAMVMDDIVVCGAEPLFMTDYICVGKVHPERVAAIVKGIAEGCVLAGCALVGGETAEHPGLLGPDDFDVAGAGTGVVEHDRLLGADRIRTGDAVIAMASSGLHSNGYSLVRHVVFDRAGMTLDQQVEEFGRTLGEELLEPTKIYSLDCLALTRTTDVHAFSHITGGGLAANLARVIPDGLHATVDRSTWAPGAVFDLVGKAGQVERLELEKTLNMGVGMMAVVPADSVDAALATLADRGVESWVAGEITERGDRTSGAELVGDYAK, encoded by the coding sequence ATGTCTCAGACCACCGGTGCCAGCTACGCGAGCGCGGGCGTCGACATCGAAGCGGGCGACCGCGCCGTCGAGCTCATGAAGGAGTGGGTGAAGAAGACCCAGCGCCCCGAGGTCCTCGGCGGCCTCGGCGGCTTCGCCGGACTCTTCGACGCCTCCGCCCTCAAGCGCTACGAGCGTCCGCTGCTCGCCTCGGCGACCGACGGCGTCGGCACGAAGGTCGACATCGCCCGCCAGATGGGCGTGTACGACACGATCGGCCACGACCTGGTCGCCATGGTCATGGACGACATCGTCGTCTGCGGCGCCGAGCCGCTCTTCATGACCGACTACATCTGCGTCGGCAAGGTGCACCCCGAGCGGGTCGCCGCCATCGTCAAGGGCATCGCCGAGGGCTGCGTCCTGGCCGGCTGCGCCCTGGTCGGCGGCGAGACGGCGGAGCACCCGGGCCTCCTCGGCCCGGACGACTTCGACGTCGCCGGCGCCGGCACCGGTGTCGTGGAGCACGACCGGCTGCTGGGCGCGGATCGCATCCGTACGGGTGACGCGGTCATCGCGATGGCATCCTCCGGTCTTCACTCCAACGGGTACTCGCTCGTCCGCCACGTGGTCTTCGACCGCGCGGGCATGACCCTGGACCAGCAGGTCGAGGAGTTCGGCCGGACCCTGGGCGAGGAGCTCCTGGAGCCCACCAAGATCTACTCGCTGGACTGCCTGGCGCTGACCCGGACCACCGACGTCCACGCCTTCAGCCACATCACGGGCGGCGGCCTGGCCGCCAACCTGGCCCGGGTGATCCCGGACGGTCTGCACGCGACCGTGGACCGTTCGACCTGGGCCCCGGGCGCCGTCTTCGACCTGGTCGGCAAGGCCGGACAGGTCGAGCGGCTGGAGCTGGAGAAGACCCTGAACATGGGCGTCGGCATGATGGCCGTGGTCCCCGCCGACTCGGTGGACGCGGCCCTCGCCACGCTGGCCGACCGCGGGGTCGAGTCCTGGGTGGCCGGCGAGATCACCGAGCGCGGCGACCGCACGAGCGGCGCGGAGCTGGTCGGCGACTACGCCAAGTAG
- the purF gene encoding amidophosphoribosyltransferase, which translates to MPRGDGRLNHDLLPGEKGPQDACGVFGVWAPGEEVAKLTYFGLYALQHRGQESAGIAVSNGSQILVFKDMGLVSQVFDETSLGSLQGHIAVGHARYSTTGASVWENAQPTFRATAHGSIALGHNGNLVNTAKLAEMVAELPKREGRSTRVAATNDTDLVTALLAGQADEDGKPLTIEQAAAKVLPEVRGAFSLVFMDEHTLYAARDPQGIRPLVLGRLERGWVVASESAALDICGATFVREVEPGEMVAIDENGIRTSRFAEAKPKGCVFEYVYLARPDTDIAGRNVYLSRVEMGRKLAKEAPVEADLVIATPESGTPAAIGYAEASGIPFGAGLVKNAYVGRTFIQPSQTIRQLGIRLKLNPLKEVIKGKKLVVVDDSIVRGNTQRALVRMLREAGAAEVHIRISSPPVKWPCFFGIDFATRAELIANGMTVDEIGKSLGADSLSYISLDGMIEATTIQKPNLCRACFDGEYPMELPDPELLGKQLLETELAAGPAATAAADALRRP; encoded by the coding sequence GTGCCACGTGGTGACGGTCGACTCAATCACGATCTGCTCCCCGGCGAGAAAGGCCCCCAGGACGCTTGTGGCGTCTTCGGTGTCTGGGCTCCGGGTGAAGAGGTCGCAAAGCTCACGTACTTCGGGCTCTACGCCCTCCAGCATCGGGGTCAGGAATCCGCGGGAATCGCGGTAAGCAATGGCTCCCAGATCCTCGTCTTCAAGGACATGGGCCTCGTGTCCCAGGTCTTCGACGAGACCTCTCTCGGTTCCCTCCAGGGTCATATCGCGGTCGGTCACGCCCGCTACTCGACCACCGGAGCCTCCGTGTGGGAGAACGCGCAGCCGACGTTCCGGGCGACCGCCCACGGCTCGATCGCGCTCGGCCACAACGGCAACCTGGTGAACACGGCGAAGCTCGCCGAGATGGTCGCCGAACTTCCCAAGCGGGAGGGCCGGTCCACCCGGGTCGCCGCCACCAACGACACCGACCTGGTGACCGCGCTCCTCGCGGGCCAGGCGGACGAGGACGGCAAGCCGCTCACCATCGAGCAGGCCGCCGCGAAGGTCCTCCCCGAGGTCCGGGGCGCCTTCTCCCTCGTCTTCATGGACGAGCACACGCTCTACGCGGCCCGTGACCCGCAGGGCATCCGCCCGCTGGTCCTCGGCCGGCTGGAGCGCGGCTGGGTCGTCGCCTCGGAGTCCGCCGCCCTCGACATCTGCGGTGCGACCTTCGTCCGCGAGGTCGAGCCGGGCGAGATGGTGGCCATCGACGAGAACGGCATCCGCACCTCGCGCTTCGCAGAAGCGAAGCCCAAGGGCTGTGTCTTCGAGTACGTGTACCTGGCCCGCCCCGACACCGACATCGCCGGGCGCAACGTGTACCTCTCCCGCGTGGAGATGGGCCGCAAGCTCGCCAAGGAGGCCCCTGTCGAGGCCGACCTGGTGATAGCGACGCCGGAGTCCGGCACCCCGGCCGCCATCGGCTACGCCGAGGCCTCGGGCATCCCGTTCGGCGCCGGCCTGGTCAAGAACGCCTACGTCGGCCGGACCTTCATCCAGCCCTCGCAGACCATCCGCCAGCTGGGCATCCGGCTGAAGCTGAACCCCCTCAAGGAAGTCATCAAGGGGAAGAAGCTCGTGGTCGTGGACGACTCGATCGTCCGCGGCAACACCCAGCGCGCCCTGGTCCGGATGCTCCGCGAGGCCGGCGCGGCCGAGGTCCACATCCGGATCTCCTCGCCGCCGGTGAAGTGGCCCTGCTTCTTCGGCATCGACTTCGCCACCCGCGCGGAGCTGATCGCCAACGGCATGACGGTCGACGAGATCGGCAAGTCGCTCGGCGCCGACTCACTCTCCTACATCTCGCTCGACGGGATGATCGAGGCGACCACCATCCAGAAGCCCAACCTGTGCCGCGCCTGCTTCGACGGCGAGTACCCGATGGAGCTTCCGGACCCCGAGCTGCTCGGCAAGCAGCTCCTGGAGACCGAGCTGGCCGCAGGCCCCGCCGCCACCGCGGCCGCGGACGCCCTGCGCCGCCCGTAA
- a CDS encoding maleylpyruvate isomerase family mycothiol-dependent enzyme, with the protein MPPTKKRAQRVRGYDSAKTRAAVLAQFGHVRDAVLALPPEALDGPTRLGAWTVRELAGHIAWMVDSVPALLAAPEPAQRELALLDWPSVTSAAAGRIDEHTRGIGTEDLAGLYGRTLAAYEEAVVAAADTRLLPVSFGAMTLGDFLVTRTVELVVHTDDLSAATGVEIPYDRQALAACTRLLADALAAKAPGGAVEVRVPPYAVVQCVEGPRHTRGTPPNVVETDPLTWLRLATGRAEWAVELDAARVSASGERADLAELLPLMG; encoded by the coding sequence ATGCCACCCACCAAGAAGCGCGCCCAGCGCGTCCGCGGCTACGACTCCGCCAAGACCCGCGCCGCCGTCCTCGCCCAGTTCGGGCACGTCCGGGACGCGGTGCTCGCGCTGCCGCCGGAAGCGCTCGACGGGCCGACCCGGCTGGGCGCGTGGACGGTGCGCGAGCTGGCCGGTCACATCGCGTGGATGGTGGACTCGGTGCCCGCGCTGCTCGCCGCGCCCGAGCCGGCCCAGCGGGAACTCGCCCTCCTGGACTGGCCGTCCGTGACCTCCGCCGCGGCCGGGCGGATCGACGAGCACACCCGGGGGATCGGCACCGAGGACCTGGCCGGGCTGTACGGGCGGACCCTCGCGGCGTACGAGGAGGCGGTGGTGGCGGCCGCGGACACCCGGCTGCTCCCGGTGAGCTTCGGGGCGATGACCCTCGGCGACTTCCTGGTCACCAGGACCGTCGAACTCGTCGTCCACACCGACGACCTGAGCGCGGCGACCGGCGTGGAGATCCCGTACGACCGGCAGGCGCTCGCCGCCTGCACCCGGCTGCTCGCCGACGCCCTCGCGGCGAAGGCCCCGGGCGGGGCCGTGGAGGTGCGCGTCCCGCCGTACGCCGTGGTGCAGTGCGTCGAGGGGCCGCGGCACACCCGGGGCACCCCGCCGAACGTGGTCGAGACGGACCCGCTGACCTGGCTCCGGCTCGCGACCGGGCGGGCCGAGTGGGCGGTCGAGCTGGACGCGGCGCGGGTGAGCGCGAGCGGGGAGCGGGCCGATCTGGCGGAGCTGCTGCCGCTGATGGGCTGA
- a CDS encoding DUF3073 domain-containing protein: protein MGRGRAKAKQTKVARQLKYSSGGTDLSRLANELGASTSQQPPNGEPFEDDDEEDDPYAQYADLYNTDDEDEDDESGPASTQRRA from the coding sequence ATGGGGCGCGGCCGGGCAAAGGCCAAGCAGACCAAGGTCGCCCGCCAGCTGAAGTACAGCAGCGGCGGGACTGACCTGTCGCGTCTGGCCAACGAGCTGGGCGCATCGACTTCGCAGCAGCCGCCGAATGGCGAGCCGTTCGAGGACGACGACGAGGAAGACGACCCGTACGCTCAGTACGCGGATCTCTACAACACGGACGACGAGGACGAGGACGACGAGTCCGGTCCGGCGTCCACTCAGCGTCGCGCTTGA
- a CDS encoding nuclear transport factor 2 family protein yields MTHHEHPDAALIRRGYEAFSAGDTETLAAMMTSDCTHHVPGESLISGHYKGRDNVLGGYYAKLAELTGGTFRVELKGVFVDGRGHAITAHRFHADRGDRGIEMDGGLFFTLVGDKISDIDECVADIVEADSFWGQGA; encoded by the coding sequence ATGACCCATCACGAACACCCCGATGCCGCCCTGATCCGCCGGGGTTACGAAGCGTTCAGCGCGGGCGACACGGAGACGCTGGCCGCCATGATGACCAGCGACTGCACCCACCACGTCCCCGGCGAGAGCCTGATCTCGGGGCACTACAAGGGCCGGGACAACGTCCTCGGCGGCTACTACGCCAAGCTGGCCGAGCTCACCGGCGGCACCTTCCGCGTCGAGCTGAAGGGCGTCTTCGTGGACGGGCGCGGCCATGCCATCACCGCCCACCGTTTCCACGCCGACCGCGGCGACCGGGGCATCGAGATGGACGGCGGCCTGTTCTTCACGCTGGTCGGCGACAAGATCTCCGACATCGACGAGTGCGTGGCCGACATCGTGGAGGCG
- a CDS encoding META domain-containing protein has translation MKKPLVCAALVPLLFLAACGTQQGAGPGAGSVGPGLPVAGTHWKIGAVTVDGARSAAPTGARVEITEDGRARGNSGCNTFGAAVTVAGDTLTVSPAEVTEIGCPGDLARFETALLKAFSGRLTGELKGKALTLTSPDGRRGVELTAEPDAPLVGTTWTVDSLLSGTTAASLPAGSEGKAKVTFGKDGRLTGSLGCNRVTAPAEISAETITLGAIATTRMICTGPEMDLETRLYESLDGPLGYRVDHRTLTVTDADGQGFTATAA, from the coding sequence ATGAAGAAGCCGCTCGTGTGCGCCGCCCTGGTCCCGCTGCTCTTCCTCGCCGCCTGCGGTACGCAGCAGGGTGCGGGCCCGGGAGCCGGCAGCGTCGGCCCCGGCCTGCCCGTGGCGGGCACCCACTGGAAGATCGGCGCGGTCACGGTCGACGGCGCCCGGTCGGCGGCCCCGACCGGGGCGCGGGTGGAGATCACGGAGGACGGGCGGGCCCGGGGGAACAGCGGCTGCAACACCTTCGGCGCCGCCGTCACCGTGGCCGGGGACACCCTCACCGTCTCCCCCGCCGAGGTCACCGAGATCGGCTGCCCCGGCGATCTGGCCCGTTTCGAGACCGCCCTGCTGAAGGCCTTCAGCGGCAGGCTCACGGGCGAGCTGAAGGGGAAGGCGCTCACGCTGACCTCGCCCGACGGCCGCCGGGGCGTGGAGCTGACCGCCGAGCCCGACGCCCCGCTCGTCGGCACCACCTGGACCGTGGACTCGCTGCTCTCCGGCACCACGGCGGCCTCGCTGCCGGCCGGCTCCGAGGGCAAGGCGAAGGTGACCTTCGGCAAGGACGGCCGGCTCACCGGCAGCCTCGGCTGCAACCGGGTCACCGCGCCCGCGGAGATCAGCGCCGAGACGATCACGCTCGGCGCGATCGCGACCACGCGGATGATCTGCACCGGCCCGGAGATGGACCTGGAGACCAGGCTGTACGAGTCGCTCGACGGCCCCCTCGGCTACCGGGTCGACCACCGCACCCTGACCGTCACGGACGCGGACGGCCAGGGCTTCACGGCGACGGCGGCCTGA
- a CDS encoding putative leader peptide: MQPVSDLDLSVTLVARRHVDLARVASAICRCA; the protein is encoded by the coding sequence ATGCAGCCCGTCAGCGACCTCGACCTCTCGGTCACCCTCGTGGCGCGCCGGCACGTGGACCTCGCCCGCGTCGCCAGCGCGATCTGTCGCTGCGCCTGA
- a CDS encoding Leu/Phe/Val dehydrogenase, with the protein MTDVTGVPDVLHTLFHSEQGGHEQVVLCQDRATGLKAVIALHDTALGPALGGTRFYPYATEAEAVADALNLSRGMSYKNAMAGLDHGGGKAVIIGDPETIKTEELLLAYGRFVASLGGRYVTACDVGTYVADMDVVARTNRWTTGRSPENGGAGDSSVLTAFGVFQGMRASAQFLWGDPTLRGRKIGVAGVGKVGHYLVEHLIADGAEVVVTDVREESVRRITEKFPQVSVAADTDALIRTEGLDVYAPCALGGALNDDTVPVLTAKIVCGAANNQLAHPGVEKDLSERGILYAPDYVINAGGVIQVADELHGFDFDRCKAKATKIFDTTLEIFARAKADGIPPAAAADRIAEQRMAEARRA; encoded by the coding sequence GTGACCGATGTGACCGGCGTTCCTGATGTACTGCACACCCTGTTCCACTCGGAGCAGGGCGGCCACGAACAAGTCGTGCTGTGCCAGGACCGCGCCACCGGCCTCAAGGCCGTCATCGCCCTCCACGACACCGCCCTGGGCCCGGCCCTCGGCGGCACCCGCTTCTACCCGTACGCCACGGAGGCGGAGGCCGTCGCCGACGCGCTGAACCTCTCCCGGGGCATGTCGTACAAGAACGCCATGGCCGGGCTCGACCACGGCGGCGGCAAGGCCGTGATCATCGGCGACCCCGAGACGATCAAGACCGAGGAACTCCTGCTCGCCTACGGGCGCTTCGTGGCCTCCCTCGGCGGCCGCTACGTGACGGCCTGCGACGTCGGCACCTACGTCGCCGACATGGACGTCGTGGCCCGCACCAACCGGTGGACCACCGGCCGCTCCCCCGAGAACGGCGGCGCCGGCGACTCCTCCGTCCTCACCGCCTTCGGCGTCTTCCAGGGCATGCGCGCCTCCGCGCAGTTCCTCTGGGGCGACCCGACCCTGCGCGGCCGCAAGATCGGCGTCGCGGGCGTCGGCAAGGTCGGCCACTACCTGGTCGAGCACCTGATCGCCGACGGCGCCGAGGTCGTCGTGACCGACGTCCGCGAGGAGTCGGTGCGCCGGATCACCGAGAAGTTCCCGCAGGTCTCCGTGGCCGCCGACACCGACGCGCTGATCCGCACCGAGGGCCTGGACGTCTACGCCCCCTGCGCGCTCGGCGGGGCGCTGAACGACGACACCGTGCCCGTGCTGACCGCGAAGATCGTCTGCGGTGCGGCCAACAACCAGCTCGCGCACCCGGGCGTCGAGAAGGACCTCTCGGAGCGCGGCATCCTCTACGCGCCCGACTACGTGATCAACGCCGGTGGCGTGATCCAGGTCGCCGACGAGCTGCACGGCTTCGACTTCGACCGCTGCAAGGCCAAGGCGACGAAGATCTTCGACACCACGCTCGAAATCTTCGCACGTGCGAAGGCGGACGGCATTCCGCCGGCCGCGGCGGCCGACCGGATCGCCGAGCAGCGGATGGCCGAGGCCCGCCGCGCCTGA
- a CDS encoding sulfatase family protein, which yields MSSSSLSRRALGGAAVGTAAAVALGTQAPTAQAAQAAATEERPFRAAPGRHPKRPNILFILGDDLGWADLSSYGSPHIRTPHLDRLARQGVRFTDAYSGSATCSPTRFSLYTGRYPGRTKGGLAEPIADKSVGLDPTHPTLASLLRGAGYTTALIGKWHCGYLPDYSPTRSGWDEFFGNFGGALEYYSKLGLGGEYDLYEGDATYKDLRYYTRILTERASEYVARDHDRPFLLNLNFTTPHWPWIADGDEEASAEIVRRIKAGDRSALWHQDGGSVEKYKEMVEDLDRSVGQVLAALRRAGRERDTLVFFGSDNGGERFSYNWPLAGNKGSLQEGGIRVPSVLRWPAAIDGGQVSDLPVFSPDWTATLLEIGGARPHPAYPLDGTSLAGHLLRGHEPAERDLFWRVRGERALRRGDWKYYRGKSGRDQLFHLTEDAREQADRAPFEPERLAELRAAWERVNAGLLPYPA from the coding sequence ATGTCCTCCTCGTCCCTGTCCCGCCGCGCCCTGGGCGGGGCGGCCGTCGGCACCGCCGCCGCCGTCGCGCTCGGCACCCAGGCCCCCACCGCTCAGGCCGCTCAGGCCGCCGCCACGGAGGAGCGCCCGTTCCGCGCGGCGCCCGGACGGCACCCGAAGCGCCCCAACATCCTGTTCATCCTCGGCGACGACCTCGGCTGGGCCGACCTCTCCTCGTACGGCTCCCCGCACATCCGCACCCCGCACCTGGACCGGCTCGCCCGCCAGGGCGTCCGCTTCACCGACGCCTACTCCGGCTCCGCGACCTGCTCCCCGACCCGCTTCAGCCTCTACACGGGCCGCTACCCCGGCCGCACCAAGGGCGGACTGGCCGAGCCCATAGCCGACAAGTCCGTCGGCCTCGACCCCACCCACCCCACGCTCGCCTCCCTGCTGCGCGGGGCCGGCTACACCACCGCCCTCATCGGCAAGTGGCACTGCGGCTACCTGCCCGACTACTCCCCCACCCGCTCCGGCTGGGACGAGTTCTTCGGGAACTTCGGCGGCGCCCTGGAGTACTACTCCAAGCTCGGCCTCGGCGGCGAGTACGACCTCTACGAGGGCGACGCCACGTACAAGGACCTGCGCTACTACACCCGGATCCTCACCGAGCGGGCGAGCGAGTACGTCGCCCGCGACCACGACCGGCCCTTCCTCCTGAACCTGAACTTCACCACCCCGCACTGGCCCTGGATCGCCGACGGCGACGAGGAGGCGAGCGCCGAGATCGTGCGGCGGATCAAGGCCGGCGACCGCTCCGCCCTCTGGCACCAGGACGGCGGCTCCGTCGAGAAGTACAAGGAGATGGTCGAGGACCTCGACCGCTCCGTCGGCCAGGTGCTCGCCGCCCTGCGCCGGGCCGGCCGCGAGCGCGACACCCTCGTCTTCTTCGGCAGCGACAACGGCGGCGAGCGCTTCTCCTACAACTGGCCGCTCGCCGGCAACAAGGGCTCCCTCCAGGAGGGCGGCATCCGCGTCCCGTCCGTGCTGCGCTGGCCCGCGGCCATCGACGGGGGCCAGGTCAGCGACCTACCCGTGTTCTCGCCCGACTGGACCGCGACCCTGCTGGAGATCGGCGGCGCCCGCCCGCACCCCGCCTACCCGCTGGACGGCACCAGCCTCGCCGGACACCTGCTGCGCGGCCACGAGCCCGCCGAGCGCGACCTGTTCTGGCGGGTCCGCGGCGAGCGGGCGCTGCGCCGCGGGGACTGGAAGTACTACCGGGGCAAGAGCGGGCGCGACCAGCTCTTCCACCTCACCGAGGACGCCCGCGAGCAGGCCGACCGGGCACCTTTCGAGCCGGAGCGCCTGGCCGAGCTGCGGGCCGCGTGGGAGCGGGTGAACGCGGGACTGCTGCCCTACCCGGCCTGA